From Pseudomonas alcaligenes, a single genomic window includes:
- a CDS encoding sensor domain-containing diguanylate cyclase, which yields MPLSTSRKAQVTLLLLLMFLLLGGFLATSLVSYYASRDSIRHNIVNTELPLTSDNIYSEIQKDLIRPTLIASMMSRDTFLRDWALAGEQNAEPMTRYLREIQDHYGTFTSFFISEQTHTYYQAKGVLKQVHEDVLRDAWYFRVRSMSEPYEISVDPDMANGDRLTFFINFKVFDYQNNFIGVAGVGLTVDAVVKLVDDYQQRYGRSVYFADANGRLVLTGAQGGPQGARRGQALSEITGLDSLLPKPQSGSFSYQEHDRSHFLNVRYIPELDWYLFVDKHEEGALAGIRHSLYLNLLICALISNVVLALVYLATRRYQQRIAALATTDVLTGLPNRRGFDLLASQALHEAQRNQHPLSALLIDLDLFKQLNDTHGHLAGDQVLRGFAVALQDNLRQSDIICRWGGEEFILLLKDTGASTARQLAEKIRQQTEQAVFQFNGVNLRITTSIGLTEVHGEDSLDRLIARADRALYRAKQSGRNRVCEEPFGLAQ from the coding sequence ATGCCGCTCAGCACGTCCCGCAAGGCTCAAGTCACGCTGCTTCTGTTGCTGATGTTTCTGCTGCTGGGCGGTTTTCTCGCCACCAGCCTGGTCAGCTACTACGCCTCGCGCGACAGCATCCGCCACAACATCGTCAACACCGAGCTGCCGCTGACCTCGGACAATATCTACTCGGAGATCCAGAAGGATCTGATCCGCCCGACACTGATCGCCTCGATGATGTCGCGCGACACCTTCCTGCGCGACTGGGCCCTGGCCGGCGAGCAGAATGCCGAGCCCATGACCCGCTATCTGCGCGAGATCCAGGATCACTACGGCACCTTCACCAGCTTCTTTATCTCGGAACAGACCCACACCTACTACCAGGCCAAGGGCGTGCTCAAGCAGGTGCACGAAGACGTGCTGCGCGATGCCTGGTACTTCCGTGTGCGCAGCATGAGCGAGCCCTACGAGATCAGCGTCGACCCGGACATGGCCAACGGCGACCGCCTGACCTTCTTCATCAACTTCAAGGTGTTCGACTACCAGAACAACTTCATTGGCGTGGCCGGGGTCGGCCTGACCGTGGACGCGGTGGTCAAGCTGGTGGACGACTATCAGCAGCGCTACGGGCGCAGCGTGTACTTCGCCGACGCCAATGGCCGCCTGGTGCTGACCGGTGCCCAGGGCGGCCCGCAGGGGGCCCGCCGCGGCCAGGCGCTGAGCGAGATTACCGGCCTGGACAGCCTGCTGCCCAAGCCGCAGAGCGGCAGCTTCAGCTACCAGGAACATGATCGCAGCCACTTCCTCAACGTACGCTATATCCCCGAGCTGGACTGGTACCTGTTCGTCGACAAGCACGAGGAAGGCGCCCTCGCCGGCATCCGCCACAGCCTCTACCTCAACCTGCTGATCTGCGCCCTGATCAGCAACGTGGTGCTGGCCCTGGTCTACCTGGCCACCCGCCGCTATCAGCAGCGCATCGCCGCCCTGGCCACCACCGACGTGCTCACCGGCCTGCCCAACCGCCGCGGCTTCGACCTGCTGGCCAGCCAGGCCCTGCACGAGGCGCAGCGCAACCAGCACCCGCTGAGTGCCCTGCTGATCGACCTCGACCTGTTCAAGCAGCTCAACGACACCCACGGTCACCTGGCCGGCGACCAGGTGCTGCGCGGCTTCGCGGTGGCCCTGCAGGACAACCTGCGGCAGTCCGACATCATCTGCCGCTGGGGTGGCGAGGAATTCATCCTGCTGCTCAAGGACACCGGCGCCAGTACCGCCCGCCAGTTGGCCGAGAAGATCCGCCAGCAGACCGAGCAGGCCGTGTTCCAGTTCAACGGCGTCAACCTGCGCATCACCACCAGCATCGGCCTGACCGAAGTGCATGGCGAGGACAGCCTCGACCGCCTGATCGCCCGCGCCGACCGCGCCCTGTACCGGGCCAAGCAGTCCGGACGCAACCGCGTCTGCGAAGAGCCCTTCGGGCTGGCGCAATGA
- the atzF gene encoding allophanate hydrolase produces the protein MKHEFDLRLGALKAAYTDSSLTPRQLILALHAKAAALNPEFKLFIHLLSVAELEPYLAALDGKSPAELPLFGVPFAIKDNIDLAGVPTTAACPAFAYVPETSATLVAQLIALGAVPMGKTNLDQFATGLNGTRSPYGECRNSVHPDYPSGGSSAGSSLAVALGVASFALGTDTAGSGRVPAALNNLVGLKATKGLLSTAGVVPACRTLDCVTYFTATALEASQLLALTAKRDARDEYSRTNPLWNDASAFGKPRTGFRFGVPAQLEFLGCNESPALFAQSIEQLKALGGEAVEIDFAPFLEAARLLYEGPWVAERYSVAGALIEQQPDAVLPVIKAVLEKAPSVSGVDTFRAQYRLQALKAICDRILADVDCILTPAYPRPVTLDELHAEPVKRNSDLGYYTNFMNMLDYAAVAVPAGFMGNGLPWGVTLFGRAFTDQYLLSLAAGLQRQHGLPLAGARTLDAPAPATVARNDRARVVVCGAHLDGLPLNWQLKQRGGRLLQATHSSPDYQLYALAGGPPLRPGMVRVAEGGVAIAVEVWELPSAELGSFLTGIPAPLGLGKVQLADGSWESGFICEPYGLAGAEDITRFGGWKAYLQSKA, from the coding sequence ATGAAACACGAATTCGATCTGCGCCTCGGCGCCCTGAAAGCCGCCTACACCGACAGCAGCCTGACCCCGCGCCAGCTGATCCTCGCCCTGCACGCCAAGGCCGCTGCGCTCAACCCGGAATTCAAGCTATTCATCCACCTGCTCAGCGTGGCCGAACTGGAACCCTACCTGGCTGCGCTGGACGGCAAGTCGCCGGCCGAGCTGCCGCTGTTCGGCGTGCCCTTCGCCATCAAGGACAACATCGACCTGGCCGGCGTGCCGACCACCGCCGCCTGCCCAGCCTTTGCCTATGTGCCCGAAACCAGCGCCACCCTGGTCGCCCAGCTGATCGCCCTCGGCGCCGTGCCCATGGGCAAGACCAACCTCGACCAGTTCGCCACCGGCCTTAACGGCACCCGCTCGCCCTATGGCGAATGCCGCAACAGCGTGCACCCGGACTACCCGTCCGGCGGTTCCAGCGCCGGCTCCTCGCTGGCCGTGGCCCTCGGCGTAGCCAGCTTCGCCCTCGGCACCGACACCGCCGGCAGCGGCCGCGTGCCGGCGGCGCTGAACAACCTGGTCGGTCTCAAGGCCACCAAGGGCCTGCTCTCCACCGCCGGCGTGGTGCCGGCATGCCGCACCCTGGACTGCGTCACCTACTTCACCGCCACAGCTCTTGAGGCCAGCCAGTTGCTGGCGCTGACCGCCAAGCGGGATGCCCGCGATGAATACAGCCGTACCAACCCGCTGTGGAACGATGCCAGCGCCTTCGGCAAGCCGCGCACCGGTTTCCGCTTCGGCGTACCGGCGCAGCTGGAGTTCCTCGGCTGCAACGAAAGCCCGGCGCTGTTCGCGCAGAGCATCGAGCAGCTCAAGGCCCTCGGCGGCGAAGCAGTGGAAATCGACTTCGCGCCCTTCCTCGAAGCCGCGCGCCTGCTTTATGAAGGCCCCTGGGTCGCCGAGCGCTACAGCGTCGCCGGCGCGCTGATCGAGCAGCAGCCGGACGCCGTGCTGCCGGTGATCAAGGCCGTGCTGGAAAAGGCGCCAAGCGTCAGCGGCGTCGACACCTTCCGCGCCCAGTACCGCCTGCAGGCACTCAAGGCCATCTGCGACCGCATCCTTGCCGACGTCGACTGCATCCTCACCCCGGCCTACCCGCGCCCGGTGACGCTGGACGAACTGCACGCCGAGCCGGTCAAGCGCAACTCGGATCTGGGCTACTACACCAACTTCATGAACATGCTCGACTACGCCGCAGTCGCGGTGCCGGCCGGCTTTATGGGCAACGGCCTGCCGTGGGGCGTGACCCTGTTCGGCCGCGCCTTCACCGACCAGTACCTGCTCAGCCTGGCCGCCGGCCTGCAGCGCCAGCACGGCCTGCCGCTGGCCGGCGCGCGCACGCTGGATGCGCCAGCCCCGGCCACCGTCGCCCGCAACGATCGCGCCCGCGTGGTGGTGTGCGGTGCGCACCTCGATGGCCTGCCGCTGAACTGGCAACTCAAGCAACGCGGCGGCCGCCTGCTGCAGGCCACCCACAGCTCGCCGGATTACCAGCTGTACGCCCTGGCCGGCGGCCCGCCCTTGCGTCCAGGCATGGTGCGCGTCGCCGAGGGCGGCGTGGCCATCGCCGTGGAGGTCTGGGAACTGCCGAGCGCCGAGCTGGGCTCGTTCCTCACCGGCATCCCCGCACCGCTGGGCCTGGGCAAGGTGCAGCTGGCCGATGGCAGCTGGGAAAGCGGCTTTATCTGCGAGCCGTATGGACTGGCCGGTGCCGAGGACATCACTCGCTTCGGCGGTTGGAAGGCCTACCTGCAGAGCAAGGCCTGA